A genomic window from Babylonia areolata isolate BAREFJ2019XMU chromosome 9, ASM4173473v1, whole genome shotgun sequence includes:
- the LOC143285421 gene encoding interferon regulatory factor 8-like has product MPSHKGGVNTSCSSPTSNASMDPCSPEGSTHSSRSGRQRLRPWLEAQVNSGDHPGLQWLDRENRIFRMTWKHGGRADWSEEDGSIFKAWAVHTGRFREGVDEPDWPTWKTRLRCAINKLKPDIQELKHRSCSEEPNPFRVFQFTDRKDSGSSSPPQGGSPASVSDDLDDYRYVVQDRPSVIQPNNGNIPTIISESFNSKASIERHEDCVDSEVSILGSDLQNVSIKDLVPPQSIPLGSNISMASNFSSMDTGSLTEAGGQRIKSEPLENADSSYLQTQVNDSEMLVILRLRNEIIYQFKVVNPHGCRVFYGDCPCPEVWCEQVFGSQEADQIMVPYSPGQLRSADQESYTQTVLQGMDLGVSIRMNKSSIYLQRRCKTRIIASPANTGEKSTRKVGRNETLKVFDFHEHFLPAFMQYQQGEGPRPSPQVVIAVGQDFHMDTEPYANILVSITVCHAHASYLLSQHTAANSAPEMSHSNHFDEHMKLLKDYKCTLYTNPEQMAALAPTCEEPLQQ; this is encoded by the exons ATGCCATCTCACAAAGGGGGTGTCAATACTAGCTGCTCATCGCCAACCTCGAATGCAAG CATGGATCCGTGCTCACCAGAAGGGAGTACCCACAGCAGCAGAAGTGGTCGTCAGCGTCTCAGGCCATGGTTGGAAGCTCAGGTTAACAGTGGAGATCATCCAGGGCTGCAGTGGCTTGACCGTGAAAATCGCATCTTCCGTATGACGTGGAAACATGGTGGTAGAGCTGACTGGTCTGAGGAGGATGGAAGCATTTTTAAG GCATGGGCTGTCCATACCGGTCGCTTCAGAGAGGGCGTGGATGAACCAGACTGGCCAACATGGAAAACCCGACTGCGGTGTGCCATCAACAAACTGAAGCCAGACATTCAGGAGCTGAAGCATCGCAGCTGCAGTGAGGAACCCAATCCGTTCCGGGTTTTCCAGTTCACAGACAGGAAAG ATTCTGGATCAAGCAGTCCTCCCCAAGGTGGCAGTCCAGCATCAGTGAGTGATGATTTGGATGATTACAGATACGTCGTTCAAGACAGACCCTCTGTCATACAG ccCAATAATGGCAATATTCCAACAATCATCAGTGAATCGTTCAATTCTAAAGCCTCCATTGAGAGACATGAAG ACTGTGTGGACAGTGAGGTGAGCATCTTGGGGTCTGACCTTCAGAACGTCAGCATCAAGGACCTGGTCCCTCCCCAGAGCATCCCTCTGGGCAGCAACATCTCCATGGCCAGCAACTTCAGCAGTAtggacacag GTTCACTGACAGAGGCTGGAGGGCAGCGAATCAAGTCTGAACCTCTGGAGAATGCAGACTCTTCCTACTTGCAGACTCAAGTCAATG ACAGTGAGATGCTGGTGATTCTGCGGCTCAGGAATGAAATCATCTATCAGTTCAAAGTTGTCAACCCCCATGGGTGCCGAGTGTTCTATGGTGACTGTCCATGCCCTGAAGTGTGGTGCGAGCAG GTGTTTGGCAGCCAGGAAGCAGACCAGATCATGGTGCCCTACAGTCCGGGACAGCTGAGGTCTGCGGACCAGGAGAGCTACACACAGACAGTGCTGCAGGGGATGGACCTGGGCGTCAGCATCAGGATGAACAAGAGCAGCATCTACCTTCAGCGCAGATGCAA AACCAGAATCATAGCAAGCCCAGCCAACACAGGAGAAAAATCTACAAGGAAAGTGGGACGCAACGAAACTTTGAAAGTGTTTGATTTCCATGAGCATTTCCTGCCCGCTTTCATGCAGTATCAGCAGGGGGAGGGTCCACGACCTTCGCCCCAGGTGGTCATCGCTGTCGGCCAAGACTTCCACATGGATACAGAGCCTTATGCAAACATTCTTGTCTCCATAACTGTGTGCCACGCTCATGCCAGCTACCTTCTGTCTCAG CATACAGCTGCCAACTCGGCCCCAGAAATGTCTCACTCCAACCATTTTGATGAGCACATGAAACTGTTGAAGGACTACAAATGTACCTTGTACACCAACCCGGAACAAATGGCTGCCCTTGCGCCCACGTGCGAAGAACCCTTGCAGCAGTGA